AATCGAGTCATGATGTATTGTTCAGCAGCGGTGCGTATTAGCGTCCTTGCTAAAATGCTCTGAGAGAACCTTCCGTAGGAGCAAGGTTACGTAGACACCACTCTTGTCAAATACATTATACTGATATGTTAGTCTGTGTAACCACTATTTTGTATCGTGATTAATTATTACAGCATTACTTCTTCTATTAATTAacaaaaaagggtcaaaaatatcctaaaactatttgaaatggatcaaaaatatacCTCGTTAGTATTTTGGCTATAAAATATttctccgttaaatatttggctcaaaaatacccctctctcTAACAGAATTCCATCAGGAATgcctcaaaaatacccctctctcTAATAGAATTCCATCAGGAATGCCGCCTGAAATTAAAAAACCACCTCAATCTTCCATATCAGCATCCACatgtataatttctttttaaaactcATCAACCTATGACCCGACCCACTAACCAAACAAATAGATCCTATAACAAATAGAGGCACTACAAGAAAGAAGGCATTTCCCAACAAAATTTTTTGTTGCCATATATCGAATATTGTTGCCAAAATTTGACAACAATAAGAAAGTTGTTCGTTGCAATAAATGCCGATGCGAAAAGTTTTTGCAACAACAAAATATATTGTTGCCAAAAATGACTTAACGCAACCAAGATATTGTTGCCTTACATTCATATAGTTGTGACTTATAGAAGTTTTCACTACAAAATTTAAAGTTGCTACAAATTAACTTATTTACCAACAATATTAGTTGTTGcaaaaacttgagaaaaaattaGTTAGTAGGCAATTAGAAAGTTTTTTAGCAACTATAAtttttattgcaataaattaaatattttctataAAGTTTTAGCAACAATTTGTGAGTAGTTGCTACATACACAAAAcacattttaaatataattttataaaaatactaaaaattatataatttgcaaagctcaataaatatataagattGATGAACTAGATATTTTCTACTTTCAAAATATTAAGTACTATATGTCTTTaacttgtaaaaaaaatataaattgatcATTATGATCCTATACTaagtaattgaaaaaaaaaaaaaaatcttctccgATAGCACTTGTGTTATTACTTGATTtaaatcttcatcttcttctctagCTCTTCAATTTTTTACTCAAGCGATGCTTTTTCACTCAAAAGTCTCTTCTTTGTCTCTTATGCAGTACGCAACATAGAACGAACTTTCAACTCTTCTTGAAACTTTTCTAAGACCTGTCAGTGAAAGATTCATGAGTTTGTATTTTGCGGATTACAGACAAATTTGGACATAGGTCAAATTCATAGCTCTACCTGATTATTTGCTTCAACCAactcttttggattttttttttcaaaccctGAGGATCCAGCAACTATGAAAATCGCAATTCTAAGTTTCGCTTCTCTGTTAAAGCAACCTATCAAGAATGAATCAATAAAATGAGATGATTTTcgctttaataaataaaatttaataacgTTCAACAAATACCTGAAGCTCTGCATTTTTTTCATTGCACAAAGATCTGAATATATCACAATCACAATCAGCCACTTCTAAATTTTGCTTCTCAAAAGTCAAGTTGTCGTTTAAGCGATCCAGTTCTTTTTGCATCTCTGATTTTTGCTTTTGCTTTCCTTGTAAATCTTCC
The Capsicum annuum cultivar UCD-10X-F1 chromosome 6, UCD10Xv1.1, whole genome shotgun sequence DNA segment above includes these coding regions:
- the LOC107873228 gene encoding kinesin-like protein KIN-14I isoform X1: MALVSHMQSSKNGLSLLATIFSMVTKSTTSYETSPASFMDDSRLMEDLQGKQKQKSEMQKELDRLNDNLTFEKQNLEVADCDCDIFRSLCNEKNAELQVALTEKRNLELRFS
- the LOC107873228 gene encoding kinesin-like protein KIN-14I isoform X2, which codes for MVTKSTTSYETSPASFMDDSRLMEDLQGKQKQKSEMQKELDRLNDNLTFEKQNLEVADCDCDIFRSLCNEKNAELQVALTEKRNLELRFS